Part of the Paenibacillus terrae HPL-003 genome is shown below.
AGTTCGAATACGTTTTGAATGAGTTGTTCAACCACCGTGAATCTCAGCCTCCAATCCTTTTTTTAAAATAGGTTCATGAACTGAACTCAGCACGGTGGCAATGATCATCTTTGGAAATATCAATTTGTAACTAAGTAAAACGTAAAACAGGTTTCTTGGATAACTATGCCTTTAGCCTTAACGACCTACTGGGCTGAAACATGAATACTCTTTAAATTCGGTCCTTCTGTGCCGGTCGTCACTAATTTTAATGTATTGATTCCGTTACTCATGGGTATCTGAATTGTTTTTTCTCCCCATATTCCCCAACTCCCAGTTGCATTAAAAGCTGCATCGCTAGTTACCTTCGTTCCGTTCACATACACATCGAGACTCCTTGTACCTCTCTCCAAAGCATATTTGAATTTAACATTTTTTGTGCCTGCTAAGGCACAAAAAA
Proteins encoded:
- a CDS encoding carbohydrate-binding protein, translated to MAAGGTTYEADKDTTLVNSVVQSTYLDNNPIQYVDFTAMSDASIQWNSIFCALAGTKNVKFKYALERGTRSLDVYVNGTKVTSDAAFNATGSWGIWGEKTIQIPMSNGINTLKLVTTGTEGPNLKSIHVSAQ